The genome window AAAAAATTATAGAGGCACACTATGATGAGCTTACAATCGCCTGGAGCAAACACTTCGGAAGTGGAAGTAACTAATATTTCGAATCATGGGATATGGCTGCTTGCCGGAGACAAAGAGCTTTTTATGTCTTATGATGACTTTCCATGGTTCAAGGATGCCCCTGTTGGAAAAATATTCAATGTAAAAGAGCTATCTCCGGATCATTTCCATTGGCCGGATTTAGATGTGGATTTGGGCATAGAATCAATAGAACATCCGGAACGGTTTCCCTTAAAATCAGTATAGAGTATAAGGCATTATTTAATTTTCAAGCTCTGATAGGCTTCCTGGATTTCCTTAAAACGTTCTTCGGCAAGTTTTTTGAATTCGTCGCCCAGGTGCGCGACTTTATCCGGATGATACTGGTTGGCCAGTTTTCTGTAAGCTTTTTTTATCTCTTCCTGGGACGCATTTCTGCTGACATCCAGCACATTATACGGATTTTTTATTTCTGTGGAGGATGAGGATTCCTGTTTTTGTTCTTTATTATATGACTTATTATCGTTCTGGTTATATGCCTGGTTATAGGCTTGGCGGTTTTGCTGCCCGGAATAGCCGAAGCGTGAGGGTTTTTTTTTGCTCGAATAAAACTTGCGCCACATAAGCCAGAATATTACCAGATCATCGAGCCATCCCCATCCGGCAATAAAATCGGGCATTAAATCGTATGGGCAGATTATGTATAATAGCGCCAGGATAGTTAATATTATTTTCATATTCGTTGAACAGGGCTTTGTTTCAGGGTTGTGAAAAACGCCGGATACTGGATAAAAAATCTTTGTTTACGCAAACATCCTGAAGGTGGTTACTTCAGGGAGACCTATGCTGCAAAAGATGAGATAGGTGTTTGCTGTCTCAAGAGCGGCTATGACGGGCCGCGTCCTGTTTCTACAGCCATATATTTTTTGCTGCCGGGCAATGAATTTTCGGCATTCCACAGACTCCGATCCGACGAGATCTGGCATCATTACGCCGGCGTCTCACTTACAATAGAGATGCTTGCTCAAGACGGAGGATACCGTAAAGTTGTATTGGGTCTGGATTATGAAAATGGTGAGCAGCCGCAGGTTCTCATTTCTGCCGGAGTATGGTTTGCCGCGCATGTGAATGATAAAAATTCTTTTACGCTTTCAGGCTGCACTGTAGCGCCGGGCTTTAATTTCAGAGATTTCGAACTCGGCCGGCGTGCAGAGCTTGTCGAAGAGTATCCGGAATATGAGCAGCTTATTGTTCAGCTTACCCGGTGAAAATCTACAGCCCTCGCTCATCCTGGACAAGCTCCACAAAAATTCCGTCCGGGTCTTTTATAAAAAAATAGTCTATCCCTGTTTTTCCCTTATTTATCTCTATTTCTTCTGCATACCCATTTTTTATAATAAAATTTTTGGCCTCTCTTAAAGAATCGACTTGAATTCCGAAATGCCGAATGCCGATCACAGGCAGGTCGGTTTCAAGTTTTTTCATCGATTCAGGGGCCGGACGTGGGTCCGCAAAACAAAAAAGCTCCAGGATACTTTCCTTCAGTTTCAGGTGCGCTATGCTTAATGCATTGTCATCCGCTTCCCATTGCAAAATTTTTTTGAAACCGAATCCTGAATAAAATTCCATGGATTTATCAAGGTCTGTCACGCTTAATGAAATATGATGAAAATTGAACATAATTTAAAACCCTTTTTTACGATACTACGATAATTTAAAAAATATGATAATATTGTATAAGTTTTTTTGCAAGAAAGTTTAAAAGACTTTGAAAAATGCTCAATGTCGTTTAAGTTCAATCATTGACAAATGGAGTGCGGCATCATATTAATTTGGGGTGAGATCTAAAACACTTAATCAACCCAAGGGCGAAAAATTATGAAAAAAAACCGGAAGCGCCTGCTTTTGTTTCTATGCGGAGGGATTGCAGTCTGTGGAATTTTATATGTTCTCTTCAATCTTATCTTCCTGGATTTTATGGTAGATTTGTTATGGTTTGGATCCTTGAAGCTTAAAGGATACTATTTGCTTCGTTTATATTACCGTTATCTTGTATTTTCCGGCGCGACCTTGGCCTTTTTCCTGATTTTTTTCCTGAATTTCTGGACAGCCTCGCGCTATCTTGGGACTACAATCTCTTCCGCAGAGGAGACCGAGCTTGCCGGCAGACAGAAAAAGCTTAATCTCATCAGGTTGTTTCAGAGCGGTTCGCTTAAAATATATGCTCTTATTTCTTTTATACTGGCTATTTTCATAGCCATACCTTTGTATGAAAAATGGGAGTCGGCGCTTCTGTTTATTTTTGGTTCAGGCTCCGGGGTCAATGATCCGGTTTACGGGAAAGATATAAGCTATTATTTTTTTGGATATCCTGTTTATATGCTTATTCAGAACAGGCTGCTGTTGGCATTTATTCTCCTTTTTGCAGGTATCTTCATTTTATACTGGCTCGAAAAGCAGATCCTTTCCAAAGATAATAATCGGCTGCCGCGGGGTTCCAGAATACATCTTACAATCCTGGCCGGGCTGGTTGTTTTGATTGTTACCTGGGGATTTTTTCTCGAACGTTATTCCCTTTTATACAACAGCAGCCACATGCCTGTTTTTTTCGGGCCCGGATTTATTGAGATGCGGTATTATCTGCCTCTTATCTGGGCCTGGATCGCTCTCTTCGTCCTGTCCGCCGTATTGCTGATAATATATGTCCACAGGCGGAAGGGCTTAAAACCACTTTTGATCTCCGGATTATGCTTTGCTGCGGTATTATGGATAAGCAAAACATCTTTTTTACCAAATATGATCAGCAAATATATTGTTA of Desulfosarcina sp. BuS5 contains these proteins:
- a CDS encoding VOC family protein produces the protein MFNFHHISLSVTDLDKSMEFYSGFGFKKILQWEADDNALSIAHLKLKESILELFCFADPRPAPESMKKLETDLPVIGIRHFGIQVDSLREAKNFIIKNGYAEEIEINKGKTGIDYFFIKDPDGIFVELVQDERGL
- a CDS encoding DnaJ domain-containing protein; the protein is MKIILTILALLYIICPYDLMPDFIAGWGWLDDLVIFWLMWRKFYSSKKKPSRFGYSGQQNRQAYNQAYNQNDNKSYNKEQKQESSSSTEIKNPYNVLDVSRNASQEEIKKAYRKLANQYHPDKVAHLGDEFKKLAEERFKEIQEAYQSLKIK
- a CDS encoding DUF2442 domain-containing protein: MMSLQSPGANTSEVEVTNISNHGIWLLAGDKELFMSYDDFPWFKDAPVGKIFNVKELSPDHFHWPDLDVDLGIESIEHPERFPLKSV
- a CDS encoding cupin domain-containing protein, translated to MKNAGYWIKNLCLRKHPEGGYFRETYAAKDEIGVCCLKSGYDGPRPVSTAIYFLLPGNEFSAFHRLRSDEIWHHYAGVSLTIEMLAQDGGYRKVVLGLDYENGEQPQVLISAGVWFAAHVNDKNSFTLSGCTVAPGFNFRDFELGRRAELVEEYPEYEQLIVQLTR